A stretch of Chryseobacterium viscerum DNA encodes these proteins:
- a CDS encoding glycoside hydrolase family 125 protein, with amino-acid sequence MERRNFIKTSALAGAGLLFTQNVFAKNLVLDDFPVVRVPKDKRHFTSESVESAIAAFKKKVKNKELSWLFENCFPNTLDTTVYYTETSGTPDTYVITGDIDAMWLRDSSAQVFPYLQFSKKDEKLHKLISGVIHKQTTFILKDPYANAFYNDDQKISKWKEYDHTDMKPGTHERKWEIDSLCYPIRLAYHFWKTTGDTKPFDANWLKGIKLTLQTFTEQQRKHDLGPYKFERTTAWATDGVPMGGYGYPTKPVGLISSMFRPSDDATIYGFLIPSNLFAVVSLRQAAEMVSQIKNEKTLAQQLNSLADEVEAAIKKYGIYNHPEFGKIYAFEVNGFGSYNLMDDANCPSLLGLPYLDAVKADDPVYLNTRKFVWSENNPFFFKGKLAEGIGGPHIGLDMIWPMSIIMKALTTNDKSEIRWCIDTLQKTHGGTGFMHESFHKDDSKKFTREWFAWANTLFGELLWKTFNENPELLT; translated from the coding sequence ATGGAAAGGAGAAATTTTATTAAAACAAGTGCACTGGCAGGAGCCGGATTGCTGTTTACTCAGAATGTTTTTGCTAAAAATTTAGTGCTGGACGATTTTCCTGTTGTCCGTGTTCCTAAAGATAAAAGACATTTTACCAGCGAATCCGTAGAAAGTGCTATTGCAGCGTTTAAAAAGAAAGTAAAAAACAAAGAGCTGAGCTGGCTTTTTGAAAACTGCTTCCCGAATACACTAGATACTACCGTTTACTATACAGAAACCAGCGGAACACCGGATACCTATGTGATCACTGGGGATATTGATGCCATGTGGCTTCGTGACAGTTCCGCACAGGTTTTTCCTTATCTGCAGTTCTCGAAAAAAGATGAAAAACTGCACAAACTGATCTCAGGAGTAATCCATAAACAAACTACGTTCATTCTGAAAGATCCTTATGCGAATGCTTTCTATAACGATGATCAGAAGATCAGTAAATGGAAAGAATATGATCATACCGATATGAAGCCGGGAACCCATGAAAGAAAATGGGAAATTGACTCTCTTTGCTATCCTATCCGTCTGGCATACCACTTCTGGAAAACTACAGGAGATACCAAACCTTTCGATGCTAACTGGCTGAAAGGAATTAAACTTACCCTGCAGACCTTTACAGAACAGCAGAGAAAACATGATCTTGGACCTTACAAATTCGAGCGTACAACGGCTTGGGCAACAGACGGTGTTCCTATGGGAGGATATGGTTATCCAACGAAACCTGTAGGGCTTATCAGCTCTATGTTCCGTCCAAGTGATGATGCTACCATCTATGGATTCCTGATCCCTTCCAACTTATTTGCGGTAGTAAGCTTACGCCAGGCTGCGGAAATGGTTTCACAAATTAAAAATGAAAAAACGTTGGCTCAACAACTGAACAGCCTTGCTGATGAGGTAGAAGCAGCCATCAAAAAATACGGAATTTACAATCATCCTGAATTTGGAAAAATATATGCTTTTGAGGTGAATGGCTTCGGAAGCTACAACCTGATGGATGATGCGAACTGCCCAAGTTTGTTAGGATTACCTTATCTGGATGCGGTGAAAGCTGATGACCCTGTTTATTTGAATACAAGAAAATTTGTGTGGTCAGAAAACAACCCGTTCTTCTTCAAAGGTAAGCTGGCAGAAGGAATAGGAGGTCCACATATCGGGCTTGACATGATCTGGCCAATGAGTATCATAATGAAAGCACTCACTACCAATGACAAAAGTGAGATCAGATGGTGTATAGATACCTTACAGAAAACGCACGGAGGAACAGGCTTTATGCATGAATCTTTCCATAAAGACGATTCCAAAAAGTTCACCAGAGAATGGTTTGCATGGGCCAACACGTTATTTGGAGAATTACTATGGAAAACCTTTAACGAAAACCCTGAGCTACTGACATAG
- a CDS encoding endo-beta-N-acetylglucosaminidase H, which produces MKKKSIFTALVAMMLQSGSLINAQQLNPTGICYVEVNNNNLLNAGAYKLQTSNSYLFNVVNIFAANINYDTSRGRAYLYSNNNVTKVLTNADTYIKPLQQKGMKVVLTILGNHQGAGICNFPTREAAKDFALQLANTVNTYGLDGIDFDDEYSEYGKNGTGQPNDSSFVMLVQELRALLPNKIISFYYYGDAASRLSWNGARVGDNVNYSWNAMYGTFSAPNVPPLTKAQISPAAVWMGNTSNSTTTSLATQTKNGGYGVFMWYDLHGTNETSQLSAGTQTLYGEQTVLSGTLQSWTQGTNCDAPIGLYTSNLTGTSAKLNWSAVGTNTYDIDYKPASSTTWTNAVSATSSTSVTISGLTANTEYDWRIRTNCSVKSAYMFAPRFTSTSGTTPTGSYALSLDGSSESGAAGSMNLSGSALSFEGWIKPSSFKSASPYISSIMGTEVSDSNSAFLRLGDASLANNKLQFVVSINNVQQKLASATALNANTWYHVAATYDGANMKIYINGVLDATKAQTGSVNSTGAFNVGYLYNTSRNFNGKIDEVRVWKRALSQTEISQNMCNVSVPATSLAAYWKFNEGSGSTVQDTSGNGVTLTLTGVDSSNWGTDVPCTTGSSLLARTAGNQKAISEGQGSIKNQIKLYPNPVSKSSSLTVSVPDEYSKGKLTVYDFNGRIVDTKSLNSGNNQYELSRISAGNYIVQFESHDGSLKQSEKLIVK; this is translated from the coding sequence ATGAAAAAAAAATCCATCTTTACCGCACTGGTTGCCATGATGCTTCAGTCTGGTTCTCTGATTAACGCACAGCAGCTTAATCCTACCGGAATATGCTATGTGGAAGTGAATAACAACAATCTCCTGAATGCAGGAGCGTACAAACTGCAGACATCGAACAGCTATCTGTTTAATGTTGTAAATATTTTTGCGGCCAATATTAATTATGATACCAGCCGTGGAAGAGCTTATCTGTATTCCAATAACAACGTTACCAAAGTTCTTACCAATGCAGATACCTACATAAAGCCGCTTCAGCAGAAAGGAATGAAAGTAGTGTTGACTATTCTGGGAAATCATCAGGGTGCAGGGATCTGTAATTTTCCTACCCGTGAAGCCGCAAAAGACTTTGCATTGCAACTTGCCAATACAGTGAATACCTATGGTCTTGATGGAATTGATTTTGATGATGAATACTCAGAATATGGAAAAAACGGAACAGGCCAGCCTAACGACAGCTCTTTTGTCATGCTTGTTCAGGAGCTGAGAGCATTATTACCCAATAAGATTATTTCATTCTATTATTATGGAGATGCCGCTTCAAGACTTTCCTGGAACGGAGCGAGAGTAGGAGACAACGTCAATTACAGCTGGAACGCAATGTACGGAACATTCTCTGCACCCAATGTACCTCCTCTTACCAAAGCACAAATCTCTCCGGCAGCTGTATGGATGGGAAACACTTCCAATTCTACAACCACTAGCCTTGCTACACAGACCAAAAATGGAGGATACGGAGTATTCATGTGGTATGATTTGCATGGAACGAATGAAACGTCACAACTTTCTGCAGGAACTCAGACATTATACGGAGAGCAGACTGTTTTAAGCGGTACTTTACAGTCGTGGACACAAGGAACCAATTGTGATGCGCCTATCGGGTTGTACACAAGTAATCTTACGGGAACAAGCGCAAAACTGAACTGGTCAGCCGTAGGAACCAACACTTATGATATTGATTACAAACCAGCTTCTTCAACAACATGGACGAATGCTGTGTCTGCAACAAGCTCTACTTCTGTAACAATTTCCGGATTAACAGCCAATACCGAATATGACTGGAGAATCAGAACCAATTGCAGTGTGAAAAGTGCCTATATGTTTGCTCCAAGATTTACAAGCACTTCAGGAACAACGCCTACAGGTTCTTACGCATTATCTCTGGATGGAAGCAGTGAATCTGGAGCAGCCGGAAGCATGAATTTAAGCGGCTCTGCATTATCTTTTGAAGGATGGATCAAACCTTCATCATTCAAATCAGCATCACCATATATTTCCTCGATCATGGGAACAGAAGTAAGCGACAGCAATTCTGCGTTTTTACGATTGGGAGATGCGAGCCTTGCTAATAATAAACTTCAGTTTGTGGTAAGTATTAATAATGTACAGCAAAAACTGGCTTCTGCAACAGCTCTGAATGCCAATACCTGGTATCATGTGGCGGCTACCTATGACGGTGCCAATATGAAAATTTACATCAATGGTGTTCTGGATGCAACTAAAGCACAGACCGGAAGTGTGAATTCAACAGGTGCATTCAACGTAGGATATTTATATAATACATCTAGAAATTTCAATGGTAAAATAGATGAGGTAAGAGTTTGGAAACGCGCCTTGAGCCAGACGGAAATCAGTCAGAATATGTGTAATGTTTCTGTTCCTGCCACTTCACTGGCTGCTTACTGGAAGTTTAATGAAGGAAGTGGTTCTACAGTTCAGGATACTTCCGGAAATGGTGTGACTTTAACGTTAACAGGAGTTGATTCTTCTAATTGGGGAACAGATGTGCCATGTACAACCGGAAGTTCACTATTGGCCAGAACAGCAGGAAATCAAAAGGCAATAAGCGAAGGACAGGGAAGCATTAAAAATCAGATTAAGTTATATCCTAATCCGGTAAGCAAATCTTCATCACTTACAGTTTCTGTTCCGGATGAATACAGCAAAGGAAAATTAACGGTATATGATTTTAATGGAAGAATTGTAGACACAAAATCGCTGAATTCAGGAAACAATCAATATGAATTGAGCAGAATCTCAGCAGGAAACTACATCGTTCAGTTTGAATCTCATGATGGAAGCTTAAAACAATCCGAAAAACTAATTGTAAAATAA